The DNA window GACCGATCGGGTGGCGCGGCTTCTGCTGGCGGGGGTGCCGCCGCAGCGGATCCTGTGCCTGACCTATACCAAGGCCGCCGCGGGCGAGATGCAGAACCGGCTGTTCGACCGGCTGGGCGGCTGGGCGATGCTGGCCGATGCCGATCTGCGCAAGGCACTGCACGAGCTGGGCGTCGAGACCGCCATCGGCGAGGACACCCTGCGCGAGGCCCGGCGCCTGTTCGCCCGCGCCATCGAGGCGCCGGGCGGGCTGAAGATCCAGACCATCCATTCCTTCTGTGCGGGGCTTCTGAGGCGGTTTCCGCTCGAGGCCGGGGTCTCGCCGCAATTCGTCGAGATGGACGACCGCAGCGCCCGCCGCCTGCGGGCCGAGCTGGTCGATGCGTTGGCCGACGGCCCCGAGGCCGGGCGCTTTGCCGATCTGGCGCGGTTTCACACCGATGCCGAGCTCGATGCACTGACCGCCGAGATCGCCAGCCATCGCGACCGGTTTCCGGCTACCGCCGAGGCGGAGGCGATCTGGAAGAGCTTCGGCCTTGCCCCCGGTGACGACAGGGCGGTTCTGCTGCGCGGCGTCTTCACCGGGGGTGAAGAGGCCCTGCTGACCCGGCTGAAGACCGCGCTGGCTGGGGGTGGCAAGACCGATCAGACCGCCGCCGCCAAGCTTGCCGCGTTGGATCTTGGCGGCGCCGACCGTGCCCTGCTGATCGGGCTGGAGGATATCCTGCTGACCGGCGCGGGCGCGAAACAGCCGTTTTCGGCCAAGACAGGGTCTTTTCCCACCAAGGCGGTCCGGACCGCGCTTGGCCCCGATCTGGCGCCGCTCGAAGATCTGATGGTCCGGGTCGAGACCGCGCGGCCCCGGCGGCTGGCGCTGGATGCGGCCGAACGCACGCTGGCGCTCCACCGCTTCGCCGAAGCCTTCCTGCCCGCCTATGCCGCGCGCAAGCAGCTGCAGGGCTGGCTCGATTTCGACGACCTGATCCTGAAGGCGCGCGACCTGCTGACCGATCCGGGCGTCGCGCAATGGGTGCTGTTCCGGCTCGATGGCGGGCTTGATCATATCCTGGTCGACGAGGCGCAGGATACCAGCCCGGTGCAATGGCAGGTGATCGAACTCTTGGCGCAGGAATTCACGGCGGGCGAGGGCGCGCGCAGCGGGGTCGAGCGCACGATCTTCGTCGTCGGCGACAAGAAACAGTCGATCTATTCCTTCCAGGGCGCCGATCCCGAGGGGTTCGACCGGATGCGCGCGCTGTTCCGCGACCGGCTGGAAGATGTCGACCGGGGCCTCACGACCCTGACGCTGGAATATTCGTTCCGCTCCTCCGACGCGATCCTCGGCACGGTCGACCGGACCTTCCCCGAAGGCGCCCGCGCCGGGCTCGACCGCGAGATGCGGCACCGCGCCTTTCATGCGGACCTGCCCGGCCGGGTCGATATCTGGCCCGTGGTCGAGGACAGCGAAGCCGCCGATCTCGGCCATTGGGCCGATCCGGTCGACATGCTGGGCGCCTCGCATCACAGCGTGCGGCTGGCGCGTCGGCTGGCCTCGGAAATCCGCGCCATGATCGACCGGGGCGAGACCATCGCCGTCAAGGGCGGGGGGCGCCGCCCTATCCATGAGGGCGACATCCTGATCCTGGTGCAGAGCCGGACCGATCTGTTTCACGAGATCATCCGCGCCTGCAAGGCCGAGCGGCTGGAGGTGGCGGGCGCCGACCGGCTGAAGATCGGCGGCGAGCTTGCGGTGCGCGACCTGACCGCGCTTCTGTCCTTCCTGGCGCTGCCCGAGGATGACCTGTCGCTGGCCTCGGCGCTGCGCTCGCCCTTGTTCGGCTGGTCGGAGGATGCGCTC is part of the Rhodovulum sp. MB263 genome and encodes:
- the addA gene encoding double-strand break repair helicase AddA, translating into MTRNEASERQIQAADPSGSVWLSANAGSGKTRVLTDRVARLLLAGVPPQRILCLTYTKAAAGEMQNRLFDRLGGWAMLADADLRKALHELGVETAIGEDTLREARRLFARAIEAPGGLKIQTIHSFCAGLLRRFPLEAGVSPQFVEMDDRSARRLRAELVDALADGPEAGRFADLARFHTDAELDALTAEIASHRDRFPATAEAEAIWKSFGLAPGDDRAVLLRGVFTGGEEALLTRLKTALAGGGKTDQTAAAKLAALDLGGADRALLIGLEDILLTGAGAKQPFSAKTGSFPTKAVRTALGPDLAPLEDLMVRVETARPRRLALDAAERTLALHRFAEAFLPAYAARKQLQGWLDFDDLILKARDLLTDPGVAQWVLFRLDGGLDHILVDEAQDTSPVQWQVIELLAQEFTAGEGARSGVERTIFVVGDKKQSIYSFQGADPEGFDRMRALFRDRLEDVDRGLTTLTLEYSFRSSDAILGTVDRTFPEGARAGLDREMRHRAFHADLPGRVDIWPVVEDSEAADLGHWADPVDMLGASHHSVRLARRLASEIRAMIDRGETIAVKGGGRRPIHEGDILILVQSRTDLFHEIIRACKAERLEVAGADRLKIGGELAVRDLTALLSFLALPEDDLSLASALRSPLFGWSEDALFRLAAPRKGYLWQALRHADRAGTETVPVLQALLDEADFLRPYDLVERILTRHDGRRRLVARLGQEAEDGIDALLTQALAYETTEVPSLTGFLAWLSSGEVEIKRQLDAAGRRIRVMTVHGAKGLEAPVVILPHTAQRNITIRDQIYTLENGLPAWKTGSDERPEALATAHAARVQREEEERSRLLYVAMTRAEQWLIVAAAGKLAKDGSDWYSRIRRGTEALGPVPHDFGFGEGLRYERGLWPGERIAVAPETAPPETALPDWALREAPRPDRPPQPLSPSDLGGAKALPGDPLVPAEAEDVRARGTWMHLLLEHLPGTDPADRPALARALLTAADPPAPEAAIPALADEAGALMARPDLAPVFAPGTLAEVPLTAPLGQGRLSGTVDRLILAPGRVTAVDFKTNAIVPDRPEDTPEGILRQLGAYAVALALIYPGREVGTAVLWTRTGRLMTIPRELGRAALVRTGLA